One Methylophilus sp. TWE2 DNA segment encodes these proteins:
- the pssA gene encoding CDP-diacylglycerol--serine O-phosphatidyltransferase, translating into MSDSQTRLSRREEHTSLRQRGIYLLPNLFTSAALFGGFYAIVQAMNQHFEQSAIAIFIAMVMDGLDGRVARMTKTQSAFGAEYDSLADMVSFGVAPALIMYVWALQPMNKLGWIAAFIYCACAALRLARFNTKLDDPFQDKRFFQGLPSPAAAALLAGFVWVSYEYNIDGREIFFGALQVKWIAWFLTIFAAGSMVSDLKFYSGKDINLRHSVPFVAILAVVMAFVLISYSPPEVLFSVVFVYALSGYYMWVRGRLEAKKTGP; encoded by the coding sequence ATGTCTGACTCACAAACCCGCTTATCAAGACGTGAAGAACATACTAGTTTGCGTCAGCGTGGCATTTATCTGCTCCCCAATTTATTCACCTCCGCAGCATTATTCGGTGGGTTTTATGCCATCGTTCAGGCGATGAACCAGCATTTTGAGCAATCGGCGATTGCGATTTTTATCGCGATGGTGATGGATGGTCTTGATGGTCGCGTCGCACGCATGACCAAAACCCAAAGTGCATTCGGTGCGGAATACGACAGTTTGGCCGATATGGTGTCGTTTGGGGTAGCACCGGCATTGATCATGTATGTGTGGGCATTGCAGCCCATGAACAAGCTGGGCTGGATTGCCGCGTTTATTTACTGTGCCTGTGCAGCGTTACGACTGGCCCGTTTTAATACCAAGCTTGATGACCCGTTCCAGGATAAGCGATTCTTCCAGGGCTTGCCCAGCCCCGCAGCTGCGGCTTTGCTGGCAGGCTTTGTCTGGGTCTCCTACGAATACAATATTGATGGCCGCGAGATTTTCTTTGGCGCCTTGCAAGTGAAGTGGATTGCCTGGTTCCTGACCATCTTCGCGGCTGGCTCCATGGTGTCTGACCTCAAGTTTTATAGCGGCAAGGATATCAATCTCAGGCATTCAGTGCCGTTTGTGGCGATCTTGGCGGTAGTGATGGCATTTGTGCTGATTTCATATAGTCCGCCAGAAGTGTTGTTCAGCGTGGTGTTTGTGTACGCCTTGTCCGGGTACTATATGTGGGTGCGTGGCAGGCTAGAAGCAAAGAAAACGGGCCCCTAA
- a CDS encoding 2-isopropylmalate synthase, translated as MEQIIIFDTTLRDGEQSPGAAMTKEEKIRIARQLEKLGVDVIEAGFAAASPGDFDAISEIAKVIKTSTVCSLARASENDVRRAGEAIQHAAKGRIHTFIATSKIHMENKLRMTEDQVVERAVQAVKWAREYTEDVEFSAEDAVRSEIDFLVRVFEAVIEAGAKTINVPDTVGYSIPSVWGERMAELIKRVKNSDKVIWSTHCHNDLGMAVANSLSAVMNGARQVECTINGLGERAGNASLEEIVMAIKTRSDIFNLTTRIDTTQIVPASKLVSTITGYPVQPNKAIVGANAFAHESGIHQDGVLKHRETYEIMRAEDVGWGANKLTLGKLSGRNAFRTRLKELGIELESEDALNAAFARFKELADKKSEIFDEDLHALVSDEVVQDTAELFKLAYLQVASQTGEIPHAILTLGIDGAEQRTEANGGGPVDATFKAIENVVKSESELLLYSVNNITSGTDAQGEVTVRLAKGGRIVNGQGADTDIVVASAKAYLNALNKLYAKPEKLNPQV; from the coding sequence ATGGAACAAATTATTATTTTTGATACCACGCTGCGTGATGGGGAGCAAAGCCCAGGGGCAGCGATGACCAAAGAAGAAAAAATCCGTATTGCCCGCCAGCTGGAAAAGCTGGGCGTGGATGTGATTGAAGCCGGCTTTGCGGCGGCCAGCCCAGGTGATTTTGATGCGATCTCTGAAATCGCTAAAGTGATTAAAACCTCAACAGTGTGCTCACTGGCCCGTGCCAGCGAAAACGATGTGCGGCGTGCGGGCGAGGCGATCCAGCACGCGGCCAAAGGCCGTATTCATACCTTTATCGCCACCAGCAAAATCCATATGGAAAACAAGCTGCGCATGACCGAGGACCAGGTGGTTGAGCGGGCCGTGCAGGCCGTGAAATGGGCGCGCGAATACACAGAAGACGTGGAGTTTTCCGCCGAGGATGCGGTCCGTTCGGAAATCGATTTCCTGGTACGTGTGTTTGAAGCCGTGATTGAAGCCGGTGCCAAAACTATCAACGTGCCCGATACTGTTGGCTATAGCATTCCCTCCGTGTGGGGTGAGCGCATGGCCGAGCTGATCAAGCGTGTCAAGAACTCTGACAAGGTGATTTGGTCTACCCATTGCCACAATGACCTGGGCATGGCGGTGGCTAACTCCCTGTCTGCCGTCATGAATGGTGCGCGTCAGGTGGAGTGCACCATCAATGGCCTCGGCGAGCGTGCCGGCAATGCCAGCCTTGAAGAAATCGTTATGGCGATTAAAACCCGCAGTGATATTTTCAACCTGACCACGCGTATTGATACCACCCAGATTGTGCCTGCCTCCAAGCTGGTCTCGACGATTACGGGTTACCCGGTGCAGCCGAACAAGGCGATTGTCGGGGCCAATGCGTTTGCACACGAGTCAGGCATTCACCAGGATGGCGTTCTCAAACACCGCGAAACCTATGAAATCATGCGCGCTGAAGATGTGGGTTGGGGCGCGAATAAACTTACCTTGGGTAAATTGTCTGGCCGTAATGCTTTCCGCACGCGCTTGAAAGAACTTGGCATTGAGCTTGAAAGTGAAGATGCGCTCAACGCAGCGTTTGCGCGTTTTAAAGAGCTGGCGGATAAAAAATCCGAGATTTTTGATGAAGACTTGCACGCATTGGTGAGTGATGAAGTGGTGCAGGATACTGCAGAATTGTTCAAACTGGCATATCTGCAGGTCGCGTCACAAACCGGTGAAATTCCGCATGCCATTTTAACCTTGGGCATTGATGGCGCAGAGCAGCGTACGGAAGCCAACGGTGGCGGCCCGGTCGATGCGACCTTCAAAGCGATTGAAAACGTGGTGAAAAGTGAATCCGAATTGTTGCTTTACTCTGTGAACAACATCACTAGCGGCACGGATGCGCAAGGTGAGGTCACGGTGCGCCTCGCTAAAGGTGGCCGCATCGTCAATGGGCAGGGCGCTGATACTGACATTGTGGTTGCTTCTGCCAAGGCTTATTTAAATGCTTTGAATAAGTTGTATGCCAAACCGGAAAAACTGAATCCGCAAGTGTAA
- the yedA gene encoding drug/metabolite exporter YedA, with the protein MAQKNQWWLVIIALSCTYFIWGSTYLFIKYAIESFPPFIMVGIRFTIAGALLYGILRSMGHAAPTVAQWRGAAWVGLLLPVLGNGTVSNVQLHVSSSVAALSIATAPIWMAVFSSLWGHKISRHEWLGIGIGLVGILLLNTRGSLQGDWLSAGLLMFAAASWSLGSVWSKHMAMPSGLMGAASQMLCGGLIAFLFSVAFDEHLPAHISAQSWAAIGFLIVPGSMIAFSAYHWLLHHVRPLVASSNTFVNPVVAFVVGVWFANEHIHVMEYIALAVILVGVFLVLTSTTEAVPEEQIV; encoded by the coding sequence ATGGCGCAGAAAAATCAATGGTGGCTCGTGATCATTGCGCTGAGCTGCACCTATTTCATCTGGGGCTCCACCTATCTCTTCATCAAATACGCCATTGAGAGCTTCCCGCCTTTTATCATGGTGGGTATCCGATTCACGATTGCTGGTGCTTTGCTGTATGGCATCTTGCGCAGCATGGGGCATGCAGCACCTACAGTTGCGCAATGGCGTGGTGCGGCTTGGGTAGGGTTATTGTTACCCGTGCTTGGCAATGGCACCGTCTCGAATGTGCAATTACATGTCTCGTCCAGTGTTGCCGCGTTGTCGATTGCCACAGCACCCATCTGGATGGCTGTTTTTTCCAGCTTATGGGGGCACAAGATCAGCCGCCACGAGTGGCTGGGGATAGGCATTGGCCTGGTCGGGATTTTGTTATTGAATACCCGTGGCAGTTTGCAAGGCGACTGGCTCAGTGCGGGTTTACTGATGTTTGCGGCGGCTTCGTGGTCGCTGGGCTCAGTGTGGAGCAAGCATATGGCCATGCCAAGCGGCTTGATGGGCGCCGCCAGCCAGATGTTATGCGGCGGACTGATTGCATTTTTATTCAGCGTCGCGTTTGATGAGCATTTGCCCGCCCATATTTCGGCACAGTCATGGGCTGCAATAGGCTTTTTAATTGTGCCCGGCTCCATGATTGCTTTCTCGGCGTACCATTGGCTGCTGCATCATGTGCGGCCATTGGTCGCCAGCAGCAATACCTTCGTCAATCCGGTGGTGGCCTTTGTGGTCGGCGTCTGGTTTGCCAATGAGCATATCCATGTCATGGAATATATTGCGCTGGCCGTGATCCTGGTCGGCGTGTTTCTGGTGCTGACCTCAACGACTGAAGCCGTGCCCGAGGAACAGATTGTTTAA
- a CDS encoding HAD family phosphatase: MKQNLALFDLDNTLLAGDSDYNWSVFLISEGLLDAEQHKSCNEQFYEDYKNGCLDIYAFLKFQLQPLAQHPKAFLDELHKKYMETVIRPMMTQKAQDLVNQHKANGDLCMVITATNSFVTKPIATAYGIEHLIGTDPEMVDGQFTGGVSGTPSFQQGKVTRLNEWLAARGQSLADFEISYFYSDSHNDLPLMKLVTNPVAVDADPTLTAYATEHGWPHISLR; encoded by the coding sequence ATGAAACAAAACCTGGCGTTATTTGATTTGGACAATACCCTGCTGGCCGGGGATAGTGACTATAACTGGAGTGTGTTTTTAATCAGCGAAGGTTTGCTCGATGCCGAGCAGCACAAGTCTTGCAATGAACAGTTTTATGAAGACTATAAAAACGGCTGCCTGGATATTTATGCTTTCCTCAAGTTCCAGTTACAGCCTTTGGCGCAGCATCCCAAAGCTTTTCTGGATGAACTGCATAAAAAATACATGGAAACAGTCATCCGCCCGATGATGACGCAAAAAGCCCAGGACCTGGTCAACCAGCATAAAGCCAATGGCGATTTGTGTATGGTGATTACGGCGACCAACAGCTTTGTCACCAAGCCAATTGCCACTGCCTATGGTATTGAACACCTGATAGGCACAGACCCTGAAATGGTCGATGGACAATTTACCGGTGGCGTCAGTGGCACACCCAGTTTCCAGCAGGGTAAAGTGACGCGCCTGAATGAATGGCTGGCGGCCCGAGGGCAAAGCTTGGCGGACTTTGAAATCAGTTACTTTTATAGTGATTCACACAACGACTTGCCATTAATGAAACTGGTGACTAACCCGGTAGCCGTCGATGCAGACCCCACGTTGACTGCGTATGCCACCGAGCATGGCTGGCCACACATTAGCCTGCGCTAA
- a CDS encoding porin, with protein MKPSLLLVAPLLCMSLSAGAEEQPATSGSSPLQFSAYLETYLIHDFNQPANDRRPGFVYSHNVTDHPSINLGILKAALSTERVRANLALGSGTYMRANYAAEPHGLRNLYEANIGLKLSDAHDLWLDMGVMPSHLGFESAIGIDNWTLTRSLMADSSPYFETGAKLSYTTPDGKWLLSGLLLTGWQRIHRPNDNTTPAIGHQLTYKPSDKITINSSSFIGNDKSDAQRQMRYFHDFYVQWQLNEQWGLTTAFDIGAEQAAPRSDKYNIWYSPNIVLRYTYSDRLQFAARLEHYHDRHGVIINTGTSNGFQTTGYSVNMDYRFHPRMAWRNELRKLNSRDAIFDKEGSRLVDNNLMAVTALTLSF; from the coding sequence ATGAAGCCATCCTTATTATTAGTTGCGCCCTTGTTGTGCATGTCGTTGTCAGCCGGGGCAGAAGAACAGCCAGCCACCTCCGGCAGCTCACCCTTGCAATTCAGCGCATATCTGGAAACCTACCTGATTCATGACTTTAACCAGCCTGCCAATGACAGGCGGCCCGGGTTTGTGTACAGCCACAATGTGACTGACCACCCCAGCATTAATCTGGGCATCCTCAAAGCCGCACTATCCACCGAACGTGTACGCGCCAACCTGGCGCTTGGCTCGGGCACCTATATGCGCGCCAACTATGCAGCCGAGCCGCATGGCCTGCGCAATCTTTATGAAGCCAATATCGGCTTAAAGCTTTCCGATGCGCATGACCTTTGGCTGGACATGGGCGTGATGCCTTCGCATCTTGGTTTTGAGAGTGCAATTGGCATAGATAACTGGACCCTCACACGTAGCCTGATGGCCGATAGCTCCCCCTATTTTGAAACCGGGGCCAAGCTGAGTTACACCACACCAGATGGCAAGTGGCTGCTGAGTGGATTATTACTCACTGGCTGGCAACGGATTCATAGACCCAACGACAATACTACGCCTGCGATTGGACACCAGCTTACCTATAAACCGAGTGACAAAATCACGATTAACAGCAGCTCATTTATCGGCAACGATAAATCCGACGCCCAACGGCAGATGCGCTATTTTCATGATTTTTACGTGCAGTGGCAGCTCAATGAGCAATGGGGCCTGACGACGGCTTTTGATATCGGCGCTGAACAGGCGGCGCCTCGCAGTGATAAATACAACATTTGGTATAGCCCGAATATTGTGCTGCGTTACACTTATTCAGACCGGCTGCAATTTGCGGCGAGACTGGAGCACTACCACGACAGGCACGGTGTGATTATCAATACTGGTACCAGCAATGGTTTCCAGACCACCGGCTACTCAGTCAACATGGATTACCGATTTCACCCGCGCATGGCATGGCGCAACGAGTTGCGCAAGTTAAACAGCCGCGATGCGATCTTTGACAAAGAGGGCTCGCGACTGGTCGATAACAACCTGATGGCCGTCACGGCACTGACACTCAGCTTTTAG
- a CDS encoding inner membrane protein YpjD, whose protein sequence is MTQHLLPYLIVAFVYMAVALDYWRIATQGKPVDENSFPFQLHSAMVALGLVMHGGLLYRDIFAIGSLNLGVFYALSAILWLTVLIYWLADLKHSLRSLQAFVLPPAALFVLMPGFAVKDYYVDTHGFTLFNLHILIAMVAYSLFTFAALHACLMHMAERALHKKNSWLALPEFPPLMVLESLLFKVLHVGFVLLTITLISGMLFSEEIFGKPLQFNHKTIFSIASWLIYAWLLFGRFKYGWRGKTATRWTLMGFVLLLLAYIGSRFVLHVVLGR, encoded by the coding sequence ATGACTCAACACCTGCTTCCTTACCTGATTGTCGCGTTTGTTTACATGGCGGTGGCGCTGGATTACTGGCGCATTGCCACACAGGGCAAACCGGTGGATGAAAATTCGTTTCCGTTTCAACTACACAGTGCCATGGTGGCATTGGGCCTGGTCATGCATGGCGGCCTGCTGTACCGCGATATTTTTGCCATCGGCTCGCTGAACCTTGGTGTTTTTTATGCGCTCTCGGCCATTTTATGGCTGACGGTGCTGATTTACTGGTTGGCTGACTTAAAACACTCTCTACGCAGCCTGCAAGCCTTTGTGTTGCCGCCAGCAGCCCTGTTCGTACTCATGCCTGGCTTTGCGGTGAAAGACTATTATGTGGACACGCACGGCTTCACCTTGTTTAACCTGCACATCTTGATTGCCATGGTCGCCTACAGCCTGTTTACCTTTGCCGCCCTGCACGCCTGCCTCATGCATATGGCTGAACGTGCCCTGCACAAGAAAAACAGCTGGTTGGCTTTGCCGGAATTTCCACCACTGATGGTGCTGGAGTCTTTGCTATTTAAAGTATTGCACGTTGGCTTTGTTTTGCTCACCATCACCCTGATTAGCGGCATGCTATTTAGTGAAGAAATCTTCGGCAAACCTTTGCAGTTTAACCACAAAACCATTTTTTCGATTGCCTCATGGCTGATTTACGCCTGGCTGCTGTTTGGCCGCTTTAAATACGGCTGGCGCGGCAAAACCGCCACACGCTGGACTTTAATGGGATTCGTATTGCTGCTATTGGCTTACATTGGCAGCCGCTTTGTACTGCACGTCGTGTTGGGCCGCTAA
- the ffh gene encoding signal recognition particle protein codes for MLENLTGRLQGVIKNLRGQARLTEDNIADAMREVRMALLEADVALPVVKEFIARVKERANGRDVLQSLTPGQAVIEVVNEELTELMGKANEGLNLAAVPPVVILMAGLQGAGKTTTSGKLAKLLKEQKKKVLLASADVYRPAAITQLQSLAKQLEIDCFDSNPQQKPLDIAAQVMAQAKKNYYDVVIFDTAGRLAIDEAMMAEIKDLHAYLKPTETLFVVDAMQGQDAVNTAKAFGETLPLTGVIVTKLDGDARGGAALSVRHVTGKPIKFIGVSEKVDGLEPFHPDRMAGRILGMGDVLSLIEEAHKKVDMAEAQKVADKIKSGAKFDLEDFKAQMKQMQKMGGMASLMDKMPSQISGMAQKINTDDVDKSMRRIEGIINSMTPEERRKPELIKATRKKRIAAGSGVQVQDVNRLLNQFEETQKMMKMFSKGGMAKLMRGMGGMMGGKFPGM; via the coding sequence ATGCTGGAAAACCTGACCGGCCGCTTGCAGGGCGTCATTAAAAACCTGCGCGGCCAGGCACGACTGACCGAAGACAACATTGCCGATGCCATGCGTGAAGTGCGTATGGCGCTGCTGGAAGCCGATGTGGCTTTGCCAGTGGTGAAAGAATTTATTGCCCGCGTCAAAGAGCGCGCCAATGGCCGTGACGTGCTGCAAAGCCTGACCCCCGGCCAGGCCGTCATTGAAGTGGTGAATGAAGAACTCACCGAGCTCATGGGTAAAGCTAATGAAGGCCTCAACCTGGCTGCCGTGCCACCTGTGGTGATTTTGATGGCAGGTTTGCAAGGGGCCGGTAAGACCACCACCTCGGGCAAACTGGCCAAATTGCTCAAAGAGCAAAAGAAAAAAGTATTGCTCGCCAGTGCAGACGTGTATCGCCCAGCCGCGATTACGCAGCTGCAATCCTTAGCTAAGCAGTTGGAGATTGACTGCTTTGACAGCAATCCGCAGCAAAAGCCACTCGACATCGCTGCGCAAGTCATGGCTCAGGCCAAAAAGAACTACTACGACGTGGTGATTTTCGATACTGCCGGTCGTTTGGCGATTGATGAAGCCATGATGGCCGAGATTAAAGATCTCCACGCCTACCTCAAGCCGACCGAAACCCTTTTTGTGGTTGACGCCATGCAAGGGCAGGATGCCGTCAACACCGCCAAAGCCTTTGGCGAGACCTTGCCACTCACTGGCGTGATCGTCACCAAGCTAGACGGTGATGCGCGCGGCGGTGCGGCACTATCAGTGCGCCACGTCACCGGCAAGCCGATCAAGTTTATCGGTGTCAGCGAAAAAGTGGATGGCCTGGAGCCTTTCCACCCTGACCGTATGGCGGGCCGTATTCTCGGTATGGGCGACGTGCTCAGCCTGATTGAAGAAGCGCATAAAAAAGTCGACATGGCCGAGGCGCAAAAAGTCGCCGACAAAATCAAGTCTGGTGCCAAGTTTGACCTCGAAGACTTTAAAGCGCAAATGAAGCAAATGCAAAAAATGGGCGGCATGGCCTCGCTCATGGATAAAATGCCCAGCCAGATTTCTGGCATGGCGCAAAAGATCAATACCGACGACGTGGATAAATCAATGCGCCGCATCGAAGGCATTATTAATAGCATGACGCCAGAAGAGCGCCGTAAGCCGGAGCTGATTAAGGCGACACGTAAAAAACGTATCGCTGCCGGTAGCGGTGTGCAAGTGCAAGATGTAAACCGCCTGCTCAACCAGTTTGAAGAAACCCAAAAAATGATGAAGATGTTTAGCAAAGGCGGCATGGCCAAACTCATGCGAGGCATGGGCGGCATGATGGGGGGGAAATTCCCCGGCATGTAA
- a CDS encoding DEAD/DEAH box helicase — protein sequence MSQENTPANVTFADLNLCEPVQRAIADAGYTSPTPIQAQAIPYVLRGGDLLAGAQTGTGKTAGFTLPILHRLFETPLTNQAKGRPRCLILSPTRELAAQIGESVTTYGKYLPLKSMVVFGGVSINPQINRLSKPLDILVATPGRLLDLVQQKALDLSGVEILVLDEADRMLDMGFIHDIKKVLALLPKKRQNLLFSATFSDEIKQLADNLLNTPDLVEVARRNASNALIEQSVHMVPQAHKRAMVSHLIKQNQWTQVLIFTRTKHGANRLAEKLVKDGIPAMAIHGNKSQNARTAALAQFKAGEIPALVATDIAARGLDIDQLPQVVNFELPNVPEDYVHRIGRTGRAGASGAAISLVDREELKLLKDIERLIKREIPKVPVEGFVAPEKGSEEPDRPPRGQQPRGQNPRGKNNARQQQGASQRSAGNTASQKAPQSQQHQPQVNSPRPAQPHGNKAAKRSNPPANGHRPQGALFAPKPGASSQHQPQGQSRHKPKAR from the coding sequence TTGTCACAAGAAAACACACCTGCAAACGTCACGTTTGCTGATTTAAATTTATGCGAGCCTGTGCAGCGCGCGATTGCCGATGCTGGCTATACCTCACCCACGCCTATCCAGGCGCAGGCGATCCCTTATGTATTACGTGGCGGTGATTTACTCGCCGGGGCGCAAACTGGTACCGGTAAAACCGCTGGCTTTACCTTGCCGATTTTGCACCGTTTGTTTGAAACGCCTTTGACCAACCAGGCCAAAGGCAGGCCACGTTGCCTGATTTTGTCGCCCACCCGCGAGCTGGCGGCACAAATTGGCGAGTCAGTTACCACCTATGGCAAATATTTGCCATTGAAAAGCATGGTGGTGTTTGGCGGCGTCAGTATTAACCCGCAAATCAACCGCTTGAGCAAACCGCTGGACATCCTGGTGGCGACGCCGGGCCGCTTGCTCGACCTGGTGCAACAAAAAGCGCTGGATTTATCTGGCGTTGAAATCCTGGTGCTGGATGAAGCCGACCGTATGCTGGATATGGGCTTTATCCACGACATTAAAAAAGTGCTGGCCTTGCTACCCAAAAAACGGCAAAACCTGCTGTTCTCGGCGACCTTCTCTGACGAGATCAAGCAGCTGGCAGATAATCTGCTGAATACACCTGATCTGGTGGAGGTGGCGCGTCGCAATGCGTCGAATGCGCTGATTGAGCAGAGTGTGCATATGGTGCCGCAGGCGCATAAACGCGCCATGGTCAGCCACTTGATCAAGCAGAATCAGTGGACGCAGGTATTGATTTTTACCCGTACCAAGCATGGCGCTAACCGCCTGGCAGAAAAGCTGGTGAAAGACGGGATCCCGGCGATGGCGATTCACGGCAACAAGAGCCAGAATGCGCGTACCGCTGCACTGGCACAATTCAAAGCTGGTGAGATTCCAGCCTTGGTTGCGACCGATATTGCCGCTCGAGGACTTGATATAGACCAGTTGCCGCAAGTGGTGAATTTTGAATTGCCCAATGTGCCTGAAGACTATGTACACCGCATCGGACGTACCGGACGTGCCGGTGCCAGTGGCGCGGCGATTTCACTCGTGGATCGCGAGGAACTCAAATTGTTGAAAGACATTGAGCGCTTGATCAAGCGGGAAATCCCCAAGGTGCCGGTAGAAGGGTTTGTGGCACCGGAAAAGGGTAGTGAAGAGCCTGACCGTCCGCCGCGTGGACAGCAGCCGCGCGGGCAGAATCCCCGTGGAAAAAATAATGCTCGTCAGCAACAGGGCGCATCGCAGAGGTCTGCAGGCAATACCGCCAGCCAAAAAGCCCCGCAATCGCAACAGCATCAGCCGCAGGTGAATAGTCCACGTCCGGCGCAACCGCATGGTAACAAAGCTGCGAAAAGGAGTAATCCACCTGCCAATGGTCATCGTCCTCAAGGGGCGCTATTTGCGCCCAAGCCAGGCGCATCTTCGCAGCATCAGCCACAAGGTCAGAGCCGCCATAAACCGAAAGCCCGCTGA
- a CDS encoding YaiI/YqxD family protein: MQILVDADACPVVIKEILFRAADRAKITTIFVANKLLYVPPSMYLKAIQVAKGFDVADNAIVAMLEAGDLVITADIPLAAQVIEKSGHALNPRGEFYSIENIRERLAMRDFMESLRASGVETQGPAAMQSSDRHTFAAQLDQFLARHPSRPI; this comes from the coding sequence ATGCAGATTCTGGTGGATGCCGATGCGTGCCCGGTGGTGATTAAGGAAATCCTTTTCCGTGCTGCCGATCGCGCCAAAATCACCACCATTTTCGTCGCCAACAAGCTGTTGTATGTGCCGCCTTCAATGTACTTGAAAGCGATACAAGTCGCCAAAGGCTTTGATGTGGCAGATAACGCGATTGTGGCCATGCTGGAGGCAGGTGACTTGGTGATCACGGCGGATATTCCACTGGCGGCGCAAGTGATAGAAAAGAGTGGTCATGCCTTAAATCCCCGCGGTGAGTTTTATTCGATTGAAAATATCCGTGAGCGCCTGGCAATGCGCGATTTTATGGAATCATTGCGTGCCAGCGGCGTCGAAACACAGGGGCCTGCTGCCATGCAGTCTTCTGATCGCCATACGTTTGCTGCGCAGCTCGATCAATTCCTGGCCCGTCATCCATCCCGGCCGATATAA
- a CDS encoding GGDEF domain-containing protein gives MSLQTRIDEALFHRLLSGARIPLLGSAFGGLLIALSQLGSENSHWFLLWCGVVYVVIIFRVYFLKRCKSMLAQHGFNYPLAYKYCLTLAFSGLAWGALGFLAKDAPPMTVIIVITAIQAMVMGGVVTMASCIPAFFAFSLPAMLPTVLVFSFSENLSSFIMAVFSVIFYLLMIGVAYRFNQSLRQAARISFENEDLIGSLKEAYHKISLQNEELNHVAHHDALTGLPNRKLLSLRLQQAMELAKVKKNGTAILYLDLDGFKAVNDQLGHEAGDLALVEVAQRLSSVIRGSDTLARVGGDEFVVVLSDLPTQSKASVEMVAQKCLRVFEREFQILDHICQLGTSIGLTLCHEGDAIEAVLSAADKAMYQAKLLGCGQMSWAPEC, from the coding sequence ATGAGTTTGCAAACTCGGATTGACGAAGCACTATTTCACAGGCTGTTATCGGGCGCGCGTATTCCTTTGCTGGGGAGTGCATTCGGTGGTTTGCTGATTGCGCTGTCACAGCTGGGCTCGGAAAACAGTCATTGGTTTTTGCTCTGGTGCGGTGTGGTCTATGTGGTGATCATTTTTCGTGTCTATTTCCTCAAACGCTGCAAAAGCATGCTGGCCCAACATGGATTCAACTATCCTTTGGCATATAAATACTGTCTGACACTGGCGTTCTCGGGATTGGCATGGGGGGCATTGGGCTTTCTGGCAAAAGACGCACCCCCCATGACGGTGATTATTGTCATCACGGCTATCCAGGCCATGGTGATGGGTGGGGTGGTGACCATGGCTTCCTGTATCCCTGCTTTTTTTGCTTTTAGTTTGCCAGCCATGCTGCCAACCGTGCTGGTGTTTTCATTCAGCGAAAACCTGTCGAGTTTTATCATGGCAGTGTTTAGCGTGATTTTTTACCTGTTGATGATAGGCGTGGCTTACCGCTTTAATCAGTCTTTACGGCAGGCGGCACGCATCAGTTTTGAAAACGAGGATTTGATTGGCTCTTTAAAAGAGGCTTACCACAAGATTTCTCTGCAGAACGAAGAACTCAATCATGTCGCGCATCATGATGCATTGACGGGATTGCCTAACCGCAAATTGTTGTCTTTACGTTTGCAGCAGGCGATGGAGTTGGCCAAGGTTAAAAAGAATGGGACGGCTATCCTGTACCTCGACCTGGATGGCTTTAAGGCGGTGAATGACCAGTTGGGGCATGAAGCGGGGGATTTAGCCCTGGTGGAGGTAGCACAACGTTTGAGTAGTGTGATTCGCGGGAGCGATACACTGGCCCGTGTGGGCGGGGATGAATTTGTGGTGGTGCTCTCTGACTTGCCCACGCAGAGCAAGGCATCAGTAGAAATGGTGGCCCAGAAATGCCTGAGGGTATTTGAACGGGAATTCCAGATTCTTGATCACATTTGCCAGCTGGGGACCTCGATAGGGTTAACTTTGTGTCATGAGGGCGATGCGATAGAGGCAGTTTTGTCTGCCGCAGACAAGGCCATGTACCAGGCCAAGTTACTGGGGTGCGGACAAATGTCGTGGGCACCCGAGTGTTAG